TTCTTGCTCAGGAACAAAGCATGTCCGCCAAGCTGAAACATGCCCACCTCGAAGGATACGCGCGTGCGTGTGGATGATTTTTCAAAAATAAGACCGATCGTCTTGCCCAGCAGTGGCTGATACACTTCACCGTTCTTCTGCTTGCGCTTCAGCTCGATAGCCAGATCGATCAGATACTGGATTTCCTCCGGACTGTAGTCGTCCAGCTCCAGAAAATCCCGGCCTTTGAGCACGATGCCCTTTGCATTGTCCGTGATGCCCTGACCCATGAATCCGTTCCTCCTTCTTATTGTTGCGGAAACCCCGCGAATATATAAACGCTTGTATGCTCTATCGCTTAAGCCTTGTGATTGTTAGCATAAGTATGAATGAGTTCCGAAAGGATGTCCACCGCCTGGTGGATTTCTTCCTTGGTTACGTAAAGGTTCGGCAGCAGACGGATGACATGCGTTCCCGCCGTGACGAACAGCAGACCCTTGGACTGTCCGGCCAGTACGATCTCACTGACGGGCGACTGGCACTCGATGCCGATCAGCAGGCCTTTGCCGCGGATGTCCACTACGAATGGACAATCGGCCAGCTTCTCTTTCAGCAGCCCGGTCAAAAATTCGCCGGACTCGGCCGCGCGCTGCGGAAGATTGTCCTCCAGCATCGTCTCGATGGTAGCCGCCATAACCGCCGTCGCCAGCGGCGTGCCGCCGAACGTCGTGGCATGGCTGCCCGGAGTGAACACCTCGCGCAGATAGCCCTTTGCAAGCATTACTCCTGCCGGGAAGCCGCTCGCTATGCCCTTGGCAACCGTGAAAATATCCGGCTCAATGCCGTAATGCTGATGCGCGAAGAGCTTGCCCGTGCGGCCCATCCCGGTCTGCACTTCGTCCACGATCAGCAGCAGGCCGTGCTGCTTGCACAGCGCCACGACGCTGTTCAGGAACTCCGGCTGCACCTCAAGCACGCCGCCTTCCGCCAGCACCATCTCCAGCATAATAGCAGCTGTATTTTCCCCGATGGCCGCTTCGAGCGCAGGAAGATCATGGAGAGGCACCGTGACAAAGCCCTGCGGCAGCGGCAGGAAGCCGTCTTTTACCTTCTGCTGTCCCGTTGCCGTCAGCGTCGCCAGCGTGCGTCCATGGAAAGACTGTTCGAATGTAATGACCTCGTAACGGCCCGTACCTTTCACCTTCTGGTGGTAGCGGCGCGCCAGCTTAATCGCGGCTTCGTTCGATTCCGCTCCGCTGTTGCAGAAGAACACCTGATCTGCGCAGCTGTTCGCAGTCAGCAGTTCGGCCACCTTGTCCTGTCCAGGGATGTGGAACAGGTTGGATACATGCCACAGTGTATCGATCTGGGCTTTCAATTTCTCGCCAACCTTCTCCGGAGCGTGTCCGAGGCTGGTCACCGCCAGACCGCAGGTAAAATCGAGATATTTATTGCCTTTATCATCCCATACCCAGCTTCCTTTGCCTTTGACCAGACTGATGTCAAATCTCGCATAGGAAGGAAAAACATGTTCCAGCTTGCTGGAAGCCGCCGATTGACCCGCCGTGCTGATTTCCGCTCCCGCGTCCGCGACCTGTACTTCCTTCAAAGAATGATTTCCCGCCTGCGTAAGCTTGCTCATTTCCATTCACTCTCCCCCCGCCCACGCCGCTCTTAAGCGACGGCCGGCATGATTTTATTGGATTCCACCCAGCAGACCTCCCGGCATTCCGTGCAATCCCATGTTACGCCGTTTGCCTGATTAGCTGTTATTCCCTTACTCCCGCACAATCCGTGTACCGATAGTTTCACCGGACAGCACCCGTCTCAGCACTCCCGGCTCCTTGCCGTCGACGATCACGACCTCGGATACGCTGCCCTGGATACAATCCACCGCAGCCCGAACCTTCGGAATCATCCCTCCGTAGATCTCGCCGCTGCCGATCATTTGGTCGATCCCGGCAACCGTTACCGAAGGCAGAACTTTTTTGCTTCCATCTTCCAAAGTCGTCATAATTCCCGGCACATCTGTCACCACAATCATTTGCGGCGACTGCATGTAGGAAGCAACCGCTCCGGCCGCCGTATCGGCGTTGATATTGTAGCGCTGTCCGGCAGCGTCCACGCCAAGTGGCGCGATCACAGGGATGTAGCCGAGCGCCAGAATACCCGCCACAATTTCCGCTTTGACCCTGGTCACATTGCCCACGAGCCCTACCTCGTCGCTATTCGCAACGGGAGCGGCGGTGATGAGATTTCCATCCACGCCGGATAGGCCGATCGCCTTCCCTCCGCTTCCCTGAATCCGTCTTACAATCGCTTTGTTGATGCTGCCCGACAGGGTCATCTCCACGACATCAAGCACTTCCTCGGTCGTTACCCGCAGACCCTTCACGAAGCTGCTCTGGATGCCGAGACGAGCCAAATTGTCCGATATCGCCGGTCCGCCGCCGTGAACGATTATCGGCTGTACACCATCCTCCTGCAGATGCCGAAGCTCATCAAAAAAAGAGTCCGGAAGCGCGGTCAGCGTACTGCCGCCGCACTTCATCACAAACATTCTCTCATTGCCCGCGCTATTATCTTTATTAGCACCATTTTGCGTCATGAGTTTCGTTATCCTTCCTTGTAGAAGGCCGTATTATGCCTTCATCGTATAGGTCATACAGATACGCCGGAAACGTCCGCTTTTTAAGTCCGGTATGCGGCGTTGATCCGCACATAGTCATAAGTCAAATCGCAGCCCCATGCGGTGGCGCTGCCCTCGCCGTCAGCCAAATTCACGGTAATAAGTGTGGTATCCCCCTGCAAATAGGCCAAAGCCTCCGCTTCGTCAAAGATCACAGGCTTCGACTGGCGCAGCACCTCGATAGTGCCAAGCGATATATCCACCTTGTCGACCGATACCGGAACACCCGCTCTGCCGACTGCGGCAATAATCCGTCCCCAGTTGGCATCCGCGCCAAATATGGCGGATTTAACCAGGCTGGAGCCTACTACCGTCTTCGCAATCGCGCGCGCCGCCGCTTCGTCGCCCGCGCCGTTAACCTGTACCTCAACCAAATGAGTTGCGCCTTCGCCGTCTCTGGCAATCGCCATCGCAAGATGGCGGCACACATTCGTGAACGCTGCTTCAAAAGCTTCCCAATCCGGATGCAGCTTATTCAGCTCTTCGTTGCCTGCCAGACCGCTGGCCATCGCTACGAGCATATCGTTCGTACTGGTATCGCCGTCCACGGTAATCATATTGAAGGTCGTGTCCGTCGCTTTGCGCAGCAGCGTCTGAAGCGCCTCCTGCCCAATAACGGCATCCGTCGTCATAAAGCCGAGCATGGTGGCCATATTCGGATGAATCATGCCAGAGCCTTTCGCCGCGCCCGCGATCAAGACTTCCGTATCCCCAATCCGGACCTTCATGCAGCATTCTTTTTTCACCAAATCGGTCGTCAAAATCGCCTGGCAGAACTCCTCCGCCCCGTCCGCATCGCCCGAAAGCTTCGCCGGAAGCGCGGCCAGGCCGTCGCGCACGCGGTCCATCTTCAGCAGCTCGCCAATAACGCCGGTGGAGGCAACGGCCACATCATTCTCGCTTATGCCCAAATGCCGGGCGGCAACCGCCCGCATTTCATAGGCATCGGCTTCGCCCTGTTCTCCGGTGCAGGCATTGGCATTGCCGCTGTTGACAACTACAGCCCGAAGAACGCCGCTGCCGAGGCTCTCCCGTGTTACCTTAAGAGGAGCCGCCTGGAACAGGTTCGTTGTATATACCGCCGCTGCCGTCGCCGGCACCTCGCACAGTATGGCTGCGAGATCGTTGCGGTCGGTTTTTTTCAAGCCGCAGTGCAGGCCTCCGGATGTAAACCCTCTCGGTGTCGTAATGCTTCCGCCTTCCACGACGGTGTACAGCTTCTCGCTCATGTCTTATTTCCCGCTAAGCTTTACGGATACACAGGCGTGTAACCGAGCCCAAGGGTTTCCTCCCATCCCATCATTAAATTGAGATTTTGAATCGCCTGCCCCGCCGCGCCTTTCACGAGATTGTCGATAACCGAAATAATCGTGACCCGGCCAGTACGGGCATCCGTCGCAAATCCGATGTCGCAAAAGTTCGATCCGCTGACTTCCTTCGTCGCCGGCCAGATCCCGGCATTTCGCACCCGGACAAAAGATCTTCCCTCATAATAGTTACGATATAAATCGACAAAATCCTGCTCGCTGTAATCTCCGTTCATACCCGCATACATCGTGGTCATAATCCCCCGAGTCATCGGAACGAGATGTGTGGTGAACGTTACCGTCACCGCTTCTCCGGCAATCTCAGTCAGAGCCTGCTCGACTTCGGGAATATGCTGATGCTTGTTGATCTTGTAGGCTTTAAAGTTCTCATTTACTTCCGCATAATGAACGCCTACATTTACTCCGCGTCCAGCGCCCGATACGCCCGATTTGGCGTCAACGATGATACTGTCCGGTTTGATCCATCCCGCCTTAAGCGCCGGAATCAGCCCTAGCAGCGTCGCCGTCGGATAGCAGCCCGGGTTGGAGATAAAATCCGCGCCCGCCGCGCGTTCCCCGAACACCTCGCACAGTCCGTATACCGCCTGCTCCAAATAACTCGCCTGCGGAGCCGGATGCTTGTACCAGCGCTCGTATTCGCCGCCGTCTTTCAGCCGGAAATCGCCGGACAGGTCAACGACCTTAAGCCCCGCCTCCAGCAGCTGCGGAACCAGTTTGGCGCTTACGCCAGCCGGCGTAGCCGTGAACACGACATCCGCCCTTTCCTTCATTTCCGCCGCATCCACGCCGTCCAGATTTCGATGCAGCACGCCGGTTAAATGCGGAAATCCTTCTTCGATCGGCACTCCTGCGCTTGAAGAGGAAATCACCGAGGTGATTTCCACCTTCGGATGAACCTGAAGCAGCCTTATCAGCTCCACGCCTCCATACCCCGTCGATCCCACAATTGCCGCCCTCAGCTTGCCTTCCACCGTCATTTCCGGTTACCTCCTGCCGTTTCTCTCTATTATACCGGATAATTCGACTTATCCGCCGTCCTTTGAAATATGTATTATTATACGTCCTAATTAATATAAATACAACCGATTATGTAACATTTATATCCTCCAAGAATAGCCGATCCCCACCCCATACCCTGTCCATTTTCCACTTTCCTATTTTAAGAAGAAACGCCTGACGGCGTCTTTTAAGACGCAAGTACGTTTCTCGTAAAAATATAAGACCAAACGATAAGCGCGAAGCTTATAAAGTCTTATATTTCGAAAAAAGAAGCGCCGCTTCTCCTATAGTTACAGGAAAAACTACGCTTCTCTCTTGAATCCTTCACCCAGCACCTCATGCGCGTCGCTGATAATGACAAACGCTCCGGGGTCCACCGAGCGGACAATCACCTTAAGACGGGCCGTCTCATTCTGCCCGACCGCCACCATCAGAATCGTACGGTTGTCGCCGGTATACCCGCCGTGAGCGTCCAGCTTCGTTAGGCCCCGGTTCAGATCATGCAAAATCGCTTCGGAGATCGCCTCGGTATGATCCGAAATAATATAGGCTACCTTGGTGTAGCTGAAGCCCACTTCCAGCGCGTCAATGACCCGGCCCGTTACGAACAGACCGATCAGGGCATACATGGCCTGCTCCATCCCCAGCACGAATGCGGCCAGCGTAATCACCGTGCCGTCCAGCAGGACGACGGACAAGGAGAAGCTGAAACCGGTCACCTTCTGGATAATCTGCGCCAGGATGGTAAGGCCTCCCGTCGATCCGCGTCCGCGGAACACAAGGCCCAGGCCGAGGCCAACACCGATTCCACCATAGATAGAGGCCAGCAGAGGATTAGCGGTCGGCACCGGACCGTCTTTGGTCAAGTAAATAAACAGCGGCAGCACAATGCTGCCCAGCAGCGACCGTAGCCCATAGTTCCGGCCCAGGATCAACACACCAAGTATAAAGAGCGGGATATTAAGCGCCCACTGGGTAAAAGCCGGCTCAGCTCCAAACCACGACTCCGCCAAGATGGACAAGCCCGATACACCGCCGGAAGCGATCCGGTTCGGCAGCATGAACAAGTTGAAAGCGAGCGCGGTAATGAGCGATCCAACCATGATCATCGTCGTATCCGCAAGATGACGGAGCGGTCCGTTCAGCGGAATAAGCGGCGGCCTGCCCCGTGTTTTCGTTGCTGCCATCGGTTACTCAGCCTCAGTCTTGATCTGACTGCGTAAATATCCGTCGATAAAGGCATCGAGATCGCCGTCCATTACGGCACCGACGTTGCCGGTCTCCACTGAGGTGCGATGGTCTTTGACCATGCTGTACGGGTGGAAGACATAAGAGCGGATCTGACTGCCCCAGGCTATGTCGGATTGCTCACCGCGAATCTCATCCAGCTCCCGCTGCTGTTCCTCGAGCTTGCGCTCATATAGCTTGGAACGCAGCATCGTCATCGCGCGTTCCCGGTTCTTGATCTGGGAACGTTCATTCTGGCAGGTAACGACTATGCCAGTCGGCTGGTGGGTGATCCGGACCGCCGAATCGGTGGTGTTAATATGCTGGCCGCCGGCGCCGGTGGCCCGGTACGTATCAATCTTCAGATCCTCGGTGCGGATCTCGATATCGATGTCTTCATTGATTTCCGGCACCACGTCGCAGGATACAAAGGATGTATGCCGTCGCCCCGAGGCGTCGAACGGGGAAATGCGGACCAGACGGTGAACGCCTTTTTCCGCCTTCAGGTAACCGTATGCGTTGTAGCCTTTGATCAGCAAAGTTACGCTTTTGATTCCGGCCTCATCGCCCGGCAGATAGTCCAACACCTCCACCTTGAAGCCGCGCTTCTCCGCCCAGCGGGTGTACATTCGAAGCAGCATCTGGCCCCAATCCTGGGATTCCGTTCCGCCGGCGCCCGGATGAAGCTCCAGAATGGCGTTCAGCTTGTCGTAAGGCTGATTGAGCAGAAGCTGAAGCTCAAACTCTTCCAGCTTGCCCGTCAGCGCGCGGACACTCGTTCCGATCTCGGCAGCCAGTTCTTCATCGCCTTCTTCATCCGCGAGTTCGGCCATCAGCAGCGCATCGTCATATTCCTGCTGCAGCTTTTGGTACTCGTCTACGCCGGACTTAACGGCGTTCATCTCGGCAATAAGGCCCTGCGCCTTCTCATTGTCATCCCAGAAATCCGGAGCGGCCATCTTCTCCTCGAAGTTGGCGATCATCTCCTTCTTCAGGTCTAAGTCAAAGAGACCCCCTAAGGTTGGTTAATTTCTTGCCGATTTCACGTAAGTCTTGCTTTACACTTGGATCAATCATATACTCACTGCACCTTTCCATAAAGGATTTAATGGGTTTAATCAAGAAGAAACGGCCGAGCCGCTTACGGGAATCTCCCCGGCCCAGCCGTTCCTCATATTCATCATACCGTCTTCGTCGGCGGATTTAACCAAATTAGGCGTTTTGTCCGTGGCAGTTCTTGAATTTCTTGCCGCTACCGCAAGGACAAGGATCATTGCGTCCCACCGTTGCCCCGACCGCTACCGGACGCTTCTCGGCAGGCTCGCCGTTTGTAGAGATTTTATTCTCTTCTACAACGGATTGACGCTCCTGGTTCGTCTCAATATGGGCCTTCATGATGTAGGTCGCCACTTCTTCCTGGATGGTCGCCGTCATGGCATTGAACATCTCAAAGCCTTCGAACTGATATTCGCGCAGCGGATCGGTGCCGCCGTAAGCGCGCAGATGAATCCCTTGGCGGAGCTGATCCATCGCATCAATGTGGTCCATCCATTTGCTGTCGACAGCGCGCAGCACGATAACCTTCTCGAATTCGCGTACCAGCTCGGAGCCGAGCCGTTCTTCGCGGGCTGCGTATTTCTCCAGCACCTTCTCGAAGATGGACTCCACGATCTCCTCGGCTTCCTTGCCCCACAAATCGTCGCGGGTGAGGGAGCCTTCGTCAAGGAGCTTGCTGTTTACATAATCAGCGACTTCTTGCAGCTCCCAGTTCTCGGGAATGTCGTCGCTGCAGTGCGCTTCTACGACCCGCTCGATGACCGGACGGATCATTTCGACAACGATATCCTTGATATTTTCCGATTCCAGAATTTCACGGCGCTGCTTATAGATAATTTCGCGCTGCTGGTTCATGACATCGTCATATTGGAGAACCACTTTGCGGATGTCGAAGTTATTGCCTTCCACCCGTTTCTGGGCCGATTCCACCGCACGGGTAATCATCCGGCTCTCGATCGGCTGGTCTTCTTCAAACCCGAGGCGCTCCATCATGTTCAGCACATTGTCCGCGCCGAAACGCTTCATCAGTTCGTCGCCCAGCGACAGGTAGAACTGCGTCGAGCCCGGATCGCCCTGGCGGCCCGCCCGGCCACGGAGCTGGTTGTCGATCCGCCGGGATTCATGGCGCTCGGTACCGATGATATGGAGTCCCCCGACTTCCGATACGCCTTCGCCGAGAATGATGTCGGTGCCGCGGCCCGCCATATTGGTCGCAATCGTCACCGTCCCGGGTTGTCCCGCATGCGAGATGATTTCCGCTTCCGCCGCATGATGCTTGGCGTTAAGCACCTGATGCTTGACCCCCTTGCGCTTCAGCATTTCCGAGACAAGCTCTGAGTTCTCAATCGACACCGTACCGACCAGCACCGGTTGGTTCTTCTTATGGCGTTCCACAATCTCCTCGACAACGGCGTTAAACTTGCCGTTCTCGCTCTTGTAGACCACATCAGGCATATCTTCGCGCTGGTTCTGCTTGTTCGTCGGCACCTGAAGAACTTCCAGTCCGTAAATTTTCTTGAATTCCTCTTCTTCCGTCTTTGCCGTACCGGTCATACCGGCCAGCTTGCGGTACATGCGGAAGTAGTTCTGGAACGTAATGGTGGCGAGCGTCATGCTCTCGTTCTGCACCTGAATTTCTTCCTTCGCTTCAATCGCCTGGTGCAGGCCGTCGCTGTAACGGCGTCCCGACATCAGACGTCCCGTAAATTCATCGACGATGACAACTTCATCCTCCGTCACCACATAATCGACGTCGCGGCGCATAATGACGTTTGCCTTCAGGGCTTGAACAATATGGTGGTTGAGCGTGACGTGGCTGTGGTCGTACAGGTTCTCGATGCCGAAAGCTTTCTCGGCAATCGCCACACCTTTTTCGGTCAGCGCGACAGACTTCACCTTGATATCCACAGTGTAATGCTCTTCAGGCTGCAATCTTTTCACGAAACGGTCGGCTGCATAGTACAGCTCCGTCGACTTCTCAGCTTGTCCGGAAATAATGAGCGGCGTCCGAGCTTCATCGATCAGAATGGAG
This region of Paenibacillus sp. URB8-2 genomic DNA includes:
- the secA gene encoding preprotein translocase subunit SecA; this encodes MLGLVKKIFGDTNERDVKRLLKTVEVINGLEPEFEALSDEALRAKTEEFRARIEKGETADEILPEAFATVREASKRTLGMRHFDVQLIGGMALHEGRIAEMKTGEGKTLVGTLPVYLNALLEKGVHVVTVNDYLAQRDSAQMAQIYNFLGMTVGVNLSGMDHADKQNAYACDITYGTNNEFGFDYLRDNMVLYKEQMVQRPLFFCIIDEVDSILIDEARTPLIISGQAEKSTELYYAADRFVKRLQPEEHYTVDIKVKSVALTEKGVAIAEKAFGIENLYDHSHVTLNHHIVQALKANVIMRRDVDYVVTEDEVVIVDEFTGRLMSGRRYSDGLHQAIEAKEEIQVQNESMTLATITFQNYFRMYRKLAGMTGTAKTEEEEFKKIYGLEVLQVPTNKQNQREDMPDVVYKSENGKFNAVVEEIVERHKKNQPVLVGTVSIENSELVSEMLKRKGVKHQVLNAKHHAAEAEIISHAGQPGTVTIATNMAGRGTDIILGEGVSEVGGLHIIGTERHESRRIDNQLRGRAGRQGDPGSTQFYLSLGDELMKRFGADNVLNMMERLGFEEDQPIESRMITRAVESAQKRVEGNNFDIRKVVLQYDDVMNQQREIIYKQRREILESENIKDIVVEMIRPVIERVVEAHCSDDIPENWELQEVADYVNSKLLDEGSLTRDDLWGKEAEEIVESIFEKVLEKYAAREERLGSELVREFEKVIVLRAVDSKWMDHIDAMDQLRQGIHLRAYGGTDPLREYQFEGFEMFNAMTATIQEEVATYIMKAHIETNQERQSVVEENKISTNGEPAEKRPVAVGATVGRNDPCPCGSGKKFKNCHGQNA
- the prfB gene encoding peptide chain release factor 2 (programmed frameshift), translating into MIDPSVKQDLREIGKKLTNLRGSLDLDLKKEMIANFEEKMAAPDFWDDNEKAQGLIAEMNAVKSGVDEYQKLQQEYDDALLMAELADEEGDEELAAEIGTSVRALTGKLEEFELQLLLNQPYDKLNAILELHPGAGGTESQDWGQMLLRMYTRWAEKRGFKVEVLDYLPGDEAGIKSVTLLIKGYNAYGYLKAEKGVHRLVRISPFDASGRRHTSFVSCDVVPEINEDIDIEIRTEDLKIDTYRATGAGGQHINTTDSAVRITHQPTGIVVTCQNERSQIKNRERAMTMLRSKLYERKLEEQQRELDEIRGEQSDIAWGSQIRSYVFHPYSMVKDHRTSVETGNVGAVMDGDLDAFIDGYLRSQIKTEAE
- the argJ gene encoding bifunctional glutamate N-acetyltransferase/amino-acid acetyltransferase ArgJ encodes the protein MSEKLYTVVEGGSITTPRGFTSGGLHCGLKKTDRNDLAAILCEVPATAAAVYTTNLFQAAPLKVTRESLGSGVLRAVVVNSGNANACTGEQGEADAYEMRAVAARHLGISENDVAVASTGVIGELLKMDRVRDGLAALPAKLSGDADGAEEFCQAILTTDLVKKECCMKVRIGDTEVLIAGAAKGSGMIHPNMATMLGFMTTDAVIGQEALQTLLRKATDTTFNMITVDGDTSTNDMLVAMASGLAGNEELNKLHPDWEAFEAAFTNVCRHLAMAIARDGEGATHLVEVQVNGAGDEAAARAIAKTVVGSSLVKSAIFGADANWGRIIAAVGRAGVPVSVDKVDISLGTIEVLRQSKPVIFDEAEALAYLQGDTTLITVNLADGEGSATAWGCDLTYDYVRINAAYRT
- a CDS encoding aspartate aminotransferase family protein; protein product: MSKLTQAGNHSLKEVQVADAGAEISTAGQSAASSKLEHVFPSYARFDISLVKGKGSWVWDDKGNKYLDFTCGLAVTSLGHAPEKVGEKLKAQIDTLWHVSNLFHIPGQDKVAELLTANSCADQVFFCNSGAESNEAAIKLARRYHQKVKGTGRYEVITFEQSFHGRTLATLTATGQQKVKDGFLPLPQGFVTVPLHDLPALEAAIGENTAAIMLEMVLAEGGVLEVQPEFLNSVVALCKQHGLLLIVDEVQTGMGRTGKLFAHQHYGIEPDIFTVAKGIASGFPAGVMLAKGYLREVFTPGSHATTFGGTPLATAVMAATIETMLEDNLPQRAAESGEFLTGLLKEKLADCPFVVDIRGKGLLIGIECQSPVSEIVLAGQSKGLLFVTAGTHVIRLLPNLYVTKEEIHQAVDILSELIHTYANNHKA
- the argB gene encoding acetylglutamate kinase produces the protein MTQNGANKDNSAGNERMFVMKCGGSTLTALPDSFFDELRHLQEDGVQPIIVHGGGPAISDNLARLGIQSSFVKGLRVTTEEVLDVVEMTLSGSINKAIVRRIQGSGGKAIGLSGVDGNLITAAPVANSDEVGLVGNVTRVKAEIVAGILALGYIPVIAPLGVDAAGQRYNINADTAAGAVASYMQSPQMIVVTDVPGIMTTLEDGSKKVLPSVTVAGIDQMIGSGEIYGGMIPKVRAAVDCIQGSVSEVVIVDGKEPGVLRRVLSGETIGTRIVRE
- the argC gene encoding N-acetyl-gamma-glutamyl-phosphate reductase, which produces MEGKLRAAIVGSTGYGGVELIRLLQVHPKVEITSVISSSSAGVPIEEGFPHLTGVLHRNLDGVDAAEMKERADVVFTATPAGVSAKLVPQLLEAGLKVVDLSGDFRLKDGGEYERWYKHPAPQASYLEQAVYGLCEVFGERAAGADFISNPGCYPTATLLGLIPALKAGWIKPDSIIVDAKSGVSGAGRGVNVGVHYAEVNENFKAYKINKHQHIPEVEQALTEIAGEAVTVTFTTHLVPMTRGIMTTMYAGMNGDYSEQDFVDLYRNYYEGRSFVRVRNAGIWPATKEVSGSNFCDIGFATDARTGRVTIISVIDNLVKGAAGQAIQNLNLMMGWEETLGLGYTPVYP
- a CDS encoding YitT family protein — translated: MAATKTRGRPPLIPLNGPLRHLADTTMIMVGSLITALAFNLFMLPNRIASGGVSGLSILAESWFGAEPAFTQWALNIPLFILGVLILGRNYGLRSLLGSIVLPLFIYLTKDGPVPTANPLLASIYGGIGVGLGLGLVFRGRGSTGGLTILAQIIQKVTGFSFSLSVVLLDGTVITLAAFVLGMEQAMYALIGLFVTGRVIDALEVGFSYTKVAYIISDHTEAISEAILHDLNRGLTKLDAHGGYTGDNRTILMVAVGQNETARLKVIVRSVDPGAFVIISDAHEVLGEGFKREA